The sequence GCCACCTTATAGCCACCTTTGTGTCCTTGACATCCTTTCTTACCTCTTTCAAGTGCCCCACTGAGGACACTTAGAGGCCACTTGTGTGGAAGCATCTGTCCTAGTGGCACTGTCCTTAAACTTGATTGTTTTGTAGCAGTGGTTGAAAGACAGTTTTGTGATGCAGGAATTTGGAGTCTGTCTATCTGAGTGTTTATGTTGGTAGGGGCAGAGCTAGGAGGGAAGCAGTAAGATTATTCTATGTATATGGGCATAGAACACTCGTTTCTGTTGCTGCCAGCatgttttattcagaaaagaatcTGGTCTGCACTGcagttctttttccttcaagtacAGCACAAGACCTGTTTTGTTTCACAtaacattaaattaaatgttaacaCATTTAAAACGTTCCTGAAAGCTATAATGAGTACCTTGGAACTTACCTACAAGTGACAAAACCTCATATTGTTCACTCTCACCTGTAGCAGTTGAGGTAGATACTGGTTTATGGCCATTGAAGACCAGATTCTGAATTTTCCTCGCTGCTATTCTGTTCCATTTTACAATCAGTGCTGGAATAACCAAATATTTGTACTTGAGGAGcgctgcttttcttccctgattTCAGTCAGATCAATGAAGGTGAAAGCAGTGGATTGTACAGCACAGCATAGCAGAGACCAGCAGTAGGGAACTGCCTCGCTTTTTATCTCAAGATGTCAGAAGTAAATGGGCTGTTCCTAACCGTATGTCGCCCTTGTCATCTACTTCCTAAGTCTGTGGAAGGTGTCACTGTATGCTAATAAGCCAGCCTTTTCTTTAGAGACTTGTACTTCTAGTGCATAATAAAAGTAACATTCATTGTCAGAATTAGTGATGCTTTCTCTGTTTGCCTGTCCCAAGCCttcagctgcaggcagtgctgtaAGCAGAACTGGTATGAATTGGTGAGTTACTTGAAGTGAAACAGTCTGGTATCTGCCTGCGCCAGTGGCTCTGCAGCTGGTTCACTTCAGTCAGCTACAGCAACTTTGCATCCTGAGGGTCAGGTTTCTTTTCCTCGGATCTTTCAGAAAgagcttgctttctctttgtgaCCACTCCTATCATCATGATGGAAAAATCTAAAGAGAATATATCTGTAAGCATTAGGGTCAGCAGTTGTAGGAAATCTCAGGGGACTGCTGTGTTCCTTCTGGGATTGATgtgtttttacttatttatttttaactctttgggggggagtttttgtttgtttgttttgtcaggctgcttgtttttgttttttttgcttgtttgttttgtttttgttttggaactCATTTATAGGATCTTACAGAGGTAAATGTGTACCCATGTAATGCAAGCTAAAGACAGCTTCAGTATCTTacagctttttccttccctaccCTGATAATTTATCACCATATAATTTGATTGCTTCTTTTGCAAGCTAGGACTGGCATTAGCAGTGTGTGGTGGCACATTACAGAGAAGCTCACCAAGTGTGAAATAGGGTAAGAAAAGAGGCAGCTAAAGGTGGCTCACTGACTAGTACTGCATTCTGTTAGAGTAAACTGAACACACCAGAATAATGATAGAAAGTAATTCTGCATTCTGTTCTTGCCTGTTCAGCTGCAAATTTAGCGAACTTGGTTGATAGTGTTTGCTTTGGCTTGAAATATAGATACTCCCATCTAAATGTTGTACTTAAAGAAATCACCTGCATGCCTTGGGGCTAGCTGTGTCTCTTCAGGGTGCcacagtgctgctgtttttcaggtCCTGAGATCATGAGCAAGCTGGCTGGTGAGTCTGAGAGCAACCTGAGGAAAGCATTTGAAGAAGCCGAAAAGAATGCTCCTGCCATCATCTTCATTGATGAACTGGATGCCATTGCTCCTAAGAGGGAGAAGGTAAAGATAGCCTGTAGGAGGTAAAGAAGTGTCTGTACACCCTTTTTGGTGGCAGCTGGCATGAATCTGTCTGAGTATAGGGTAAAGCAGCAGTTAATGCTTGAACTCAGGCATGAGAAGAATCATAGACAGTTCACAATGTTTGTTAGCAGCTTGTGTCTCTAATGTCCAGCTCCTGTGCTGTAGAGCTTTTAGTCTAATAATTGTTTTGTCTCTCTGTAGACGCATGGAGAGGTGGAACGTCGCATAGTGTCTCAGCTGCTGACTCTTATGGATGGACTGAAACAGAGAGCACATGTGATTGTTATGGCAGCTACCAACAGACCTAACAGCATTGACCCAGCACTCAGGAGATTTGGTAACCAGGATtgtcatctgttttctgtatcactgtggtggttttaccctgctgtgcagctgagctcctccacaacctctctctcacccctcctcaaagaaaaagggggagaaaatatgatggaaagggctcaagggttgagataaggacagggagatcactcaccaattatcattatgggcaaaacaggctcagcaTAGGGcgattaatgtaatttattgcctatcactagcagactagcACTGTGGGAAACTagaagcaaactaaaaacaccgTCCCCCCCCATATCAACCCTCTTCTGTGTCCTCccctgaacattttttttccctttttttaaatatgctctcccagaggcacaaataACATCACTTATTGAACTTGGCTCAgttctggccagcagtgggtccctttcTGAGGATCTGGAGCTGGCTTCTCTctgccatggggcagctgctgggctctgctcacagaggccacctctgcagcccccctgctaccaagccCATGCCATGTAAACCCGATACAATCAGATGCTTTGTTACAGACTATGCTTTGGGGGCCTTGTAAAGATTGAgcagaaattaatattaaatgtcTTCTGTGTATTTCATAGACTATTGATTTGTGTCTAGCTGCTGCTTTGTAATTAATTTCTAGGCTTCTGgcctttgaaataattttgtcttaTTAGGTTAGAACTTgtagaaataacaaaatactttgaaatcaCGTGGTAGTCTCTGTTAGGTGAGGCTAGCTCAGGACACACTGAAGGAGTAAATGGCTGCTTGAGGGGATGTGTGTGCCTCAGGTTGTAGAAGAATTGTCTGACTTCCCTTTTATTAATGAGGAGTCTGGTAGTTTCCAAGCtccatgttttaaaaactcTACAGTGTGAATGAATGTCTGGTGTATGAGCAGTTGGTAAAGTGTGTAACAGCAAACCTGTCAAGCTTGCAGGAGAAAAGGGCATCTTTAGTGTGTAGAGGCATGACTAGAGGCAAATGATAGGTGTATGTACCTTAGTTAATATCGCAGTAATATATAGGTTTCCTGCCTCCCCAGATAATGGggcagtttttttctttcaccaccTGGGTTTTGCTATGATGATTACTGTAGGAAGTTCTAAAAAACTAAATCTGTCTCTCAGAATTCACATACTCTTATGATGAGGACACAAAGGTGGAAGTAAACAAAAATGCCTCATGGTATGTTGGTTAGGGGAAGTATCCCTTCCTACAGATGAAGCTTGGAAAACGTTGCTGAACCTGTAGTACTCTGCTTTTTGTAGTCTTGAAGTCTAGTTAATACAGTAGTTCCACTTTTCCTAAATGGCTAAggcctttcttcctttctgactCTGCAACTATGCTGATACATGCTGTAGAGAAACCCGAAActctgacattttctgaaattatgtCTGTGTGGCTTGTCATTATGTCGTTCAGTCAGAGGAAGACAGCAACTGCAGCTTCTTTGGTTTGCAGAATCAGCAGCTCAACATATGTTTTGTACTTCCAGGTCGTTTTGACAGAGAGGTAGATATTGGTATCCCAGATGCAACTGGGCGCCTGGAGATCCTGCAGATCcacacaaaaaatatgaaactggCTGATGATGTGGATCTGGATCAGGTGAGCAGAATGCTGTTGGGAAAGCTTCTCTCTGCAGGCTAACATTAgctgatgctgtgttttgtagtGGCAGAGTTGTTATGGCTTTGATCGTATAAATGCAGTTGCTCATTTAGGACAGTGTGAAAGTGGGTGAACGTGTGATCTCTGGGCTTCCTTCCAACTAGTTTACCAGTGACCAAAAATCCTTGCTCACTAGCTAAAAGTGGCGTGGCTAAGAGAAACAATTGTGTATCAGTCCAGCCTGCACATGCCTTGCCACTGTTCTCCTGGGTTTGTTTGCTGTGGTATTCTACTAGTAAACCTAAAACAGCTCTCAGGGAGGTGAGCGAGTGGTGTGGTGACATGGGATACCGTATGTAAACTCAGTTGGTTCCTGTTATTTCTGTCCTGAATGAAGAACTCCAGTCTTGGGGTTATCTTTCTGTGTTGTGCCATCTGAATTTCAGTTGCAACTTTGATCTCAAGTGGGAGATGGAACAGCAGTGTCTCTGCCTGCTAAATATGTGGTGGCACTTCTCTTGAACCCACAGTGGAACACTGATGTTTCTGTCCTCCAAAGTTTCATTGCACCTCCGAGTGAGTCACCAGAGCATGCAGAGTGCTTGCTTGTGTCCCTGTGAGTCATAGtcagtgctttgctttcagGTGGCAAACGAGACCCATGGACATGTTGGTGCTGACTTGGCTGCTCTTTGCTCAGAAGCTGCTCTTCAGGCTATCAGAAAGAAGATGGATCTCATAGACCTAGAAGATGAAACCATCGATGCTGAAGTGATGAACTCACTGGCTGTGACCATGGATGACTTCAGGGTAATGCAAGAGTGCCCCTCTTTCTTTTAGGTGCAACGTCTAATTGTTTATCTGAAGCATGTGAGCATGACATGATAGCATTATTTAATGACGTTTCTTCTAACGATAGTGGGCTCTGAGCCAGAGCAACCCTTCTGCTCTTCGGGAGACTGTGGTGGAGGTGCCACAAGTTACCTGGGAAGATATTGGTGGTCTAGAAGATGTAAAGAGAGAACTCCAGGAGCTTGTACAGGTAAGCATTTCCAGCTGATTTTTTGCCTAGTCAGCTTAAGTAATAGTTATGGTGGTAAAATCCAGAACCTCTTCATATTCCTGTTTGGACTGTGAACAGggtaaatgcagtttttatgaTAACTGCTTGTAATGGACTGAAAATACCACGGTGTTCCATCTTAGTGAACTTAAGGAGAGGAAGGTGCTGGGAAGCAGCATCAGACTTTCCTTAGTTGAGTGTATGATGACATCTTTCATGTGTCTTGTGCTTAATGCAGAAGTTCTGCCTCTCATAAGTGGAAGTCAGCAAAGCAATGGGACCATTGCTGAGAATCCTGTTACATGGTGGCTTTATCTGCCAGAAGGTGAACAAAGATTCTCATGCAGTGAGCTTCCAAAGAGCTTTTTATTGGTGTTACCATCAGGACAGGTGAAAAATGATTGTGAAGCCTTCTGTGAAGGGAGACAAAAAGTCATGAATGTCTGTGGAAACTTCTGGTGTCTGCATCAGGATGGTTTCTTTCTGATACATCCCTGCTCTCAGTCGTCACTATAGAGGCAATGTGTCTGTGagttaataataaataaatagaagtctAATTTTCTGGTGTTAAACCATCACCTAGCTCTGACCTTGCTGCTGAGGATAAGTGCTCACATTAGGCACCTTGCGTGTCTCTGGAGGGCAGAGCTGACTAGGTTGGATAATGAGCTGTTCCCTTTCGCTTCTGCAGGGCAGAACGAAGCTGGGGTTAAGTGTGCTGGAAAACTACCCAAGCTACTACCCAAAACTACCCAAGCTGGTGCTTAGTTCTTAGGGATAAATAGGCTTTTTAGGGCAGCTTTACAATTGAGCTGTGGTGCTTTTCAAACCAGTCCCCAGCTAAAAACTCTAGTGGCCCTGAGCAGGCAGAAACTTGTGTTTAACTCACTAGAAATCTAAGATACTGTTTGTGTTAGGGGCAAGGCACAGACCTGCTCATCAcaagaattttttgttgttgttctcctGTAGTATCCTGTGGAGCACCCGGACAAGTTCCTCAAATTTGGCATGACTCCATCAAAGGGGGTTCTGTTCTATGGGCCACCTGGCTGTGGTAAGACACTTCTGGCCAAAGCCATTGCCAATGAATGCCAGGCAAACTTCATTTCCATCAAGGGCCCAGAATTGCTCACCATGTGGTTTGGAGAGTCTGAAGCCAACGTGCGTGAGATCTTTGACAAGGTaagtgtttcttctgctccctgtgctACGTTTGTGCTGAGATGCCCCCAGAACATCGTCTCCACTGTGTCTGTCTTACTGGCCCAGTtcttatttgtgtatttttttgtgttttcttcacttGCACTGTGAGCAGGGGCTGCTTTCCTGATGTTAGGGAATTAATCCTGTTTGGGAACATAGCTATTTACATGTTCTTTCTCCCACTACAGTTTGCATCTTTTGTTAAAGAACGATAAATGTGCTAGTGCCTTAGCCATGAGGCTGGCATTAGAGTGACATAAATATCCTCAACATACCTTGAAAACTTACTTTGACACCTCATTAGCTATTACCTTCTATAGATTTTCAAAACATCCTACAGGGTCTTGTCCTGTAATATGCATGGCATAGAAAGGAgttcccctcctgctgcccagtTCCCTGTAGATAGTGTCGCCTCCTGTCCCACGTAGGGATTACCATGGGAATCCTCACTGTTGTAGTCAGGGAAGCTGCTGAAAGAGCAAAGCAGGAAGGAGaatgagagaggaaaatgtAGGTTGGGAAGGAACCTCAGAGGCCATCTGCTCCAGCTGTTTGTCCAGAGCAGGAAGATAACTTGGAAATCTGGTTTGTGTATGTCTCGTGTGTATTAGTTGATTTGTACATTAGCAACCAAGGATGGAGAATCCCAGACCTCTGTGGGTCTGTGTGCTAATGTTTGAACTCTCTGattgtaaagaattttttccttatttctaactggaattttctttgcagcagtTTGCACCCATTTTCACTGCGCACCTCAAAGAAGGATCTGACTCCTTTTGCCTGTAATTACCCATTAGGTAGCTGAAGACAGGGACTGGATTTGCCCCTTCTATTTGATACATTGTGACTATGGATACCCCAGTGCCTAAATAACCAACTGACATCTCCAGATCTTGCTGGGAGAGTTTGGTCCTGGCAGATTGGTCGTAGCTTTCCCTCTTTGCATTAGAGTTACCATACTTCTGTTTGGTCTGCGATGCTCTCAGCTTTGGGGAAATTCACCTTGTTACTCAGAATTTAATTGAGGGTTTCTAGAGCAGCTCCTCCAAGCTCTCGAGGCAGTAGTGCTCTGGTACTCCTCTGAGCTGCTGTAATTTTAGGGTATGCTTAGCGTGAAATCAGTGTGCTCCTCGCCTGGTGTTATTTAACAGGGACTAATTGTTTCTCTTTGCGTTTTGCAGGCCCGCCAAGCAGCCCCTTGTGTGCTCTTCTTTGATGAGCTGGACTCCATCGCAAAGGCTCGAGGTGGGAATATCGGAGACGGCGGCGGTGCTGCAGACCGTGTCATCAACCAGATTCTGACAGAGATGGACGGCATGTCCACCAAGAAGAACGTCTTCATCATCGGTGCCACCAACAGGCCAGACATCATTGACCCAGCCATCTTGCGCCCTGGCCGCCTGGATCAACTCATCTACATCCCCCTGCCTGACGAGAAGTCCCGGGTTGCTATTCTTAAGGCCAACCTGAGGAAATCACCAGTTGCTAAGGTAGGATCCGTGCCATGACTGTACCTGAGTTGGTTTTGCAGTGCGCTGCACGTGCTCCTCACGAGCTGGGGACagagaggagggctggggactGCTCCATGCATTGCAGAGCTGGGAAACCTTCCATCCCTGAAGAGTGGAAATAGATGGAAGAGAGATAGGGGGAGGCTCGAGTTCTAAAACGAGGTACCAATGCAGCTAGATATCAGTGTGTCAGCACAGCAGGTCTTTGTCATATAGTAGAGTTCTGCCTACAGTACAGGAACGCCTGTTATGGAAAGATGGAGGAGATTCTTgtactctgaaagaaaaataaatgtagaaaatggGGGTGGGAAATGGAAATCAAAGAGGAACCATTGCAGTTAATTGTTGCTGAGCTCTTTCATAGGCAAGAGTTCTATGTCTTGCCTAGGAAGCAGGCAATAATGAAACTCATAGGGTTAatcagagaaaagcagatgtCAAGCGAGTGTGCAAACTTTTTTAGGCCattcttactttttaaagtactgCTGTGAAGGAAAGCTTTAAAGAAGCTTGTAGTACTACTCTGTCAGTTgacaggaaggaggagaggaggttGTTTGTCCTCCCTATCTCCATTTCCAGTCATTTCATTTGACTCCTAATGCTGAGACCTGAGGAAATCACATCTGAAAGTCAGCCTGTTTCTTCTTGAAGGTGAACAGTGCAGAGGCATTTGTAGCTGTGTAGCAGGTTCTTGCTGTGAGTGGGGGGAGTGTGGCCTGCCTTTGTGTGTGGTTAACTTTTACCAGAAACAAGAGCCTTAACAGCCTGCCGTTCTAAAATTGGCCAAAATTAAGGCAGCACCTTGGTACTGTGGGATCTAAAGGCACTTCTTTTGTCACCTGAAAATGCAAGGTGTAAAGGACAGTCCTCTTGATTTTCCCTAGGATGTTGACCTGGATTTCCTAGCTAAGATGACCAACGGCTTTTCGGGGGCTGACCTGACAGAAATTTGCCAGCGTGCCTGCAAACTGGCCATCCGCGAGTCCATCGAGAGTGAGATCAGGCGAGAGCGTGAGAGGCAGACCAACCCTTCTGCCATGGTGAGTGGGGCACTCAGCTTTCCCTGCTCATGAGAGAGGCAGCCCGTCTCTGCCCATGGGTGAGGGATGATGCGTTCCTCTCTGTAATCCTCAGATGAGAATGAGTAGGCTCGGCACAGAGTGCTGAGCTGGagcactttgttttcttcttgtgggAGGGTGAGGGCCTTCTGTTGTACCTCATCATTGGCATTGCTCAGAaggcccctgctgcagctgtgactcagtctgctgcagcatccctctCTAGCCCCTGCCTTGGGTGGGTATTGTTGTTTCCTGACCCAGAGGGGGGCTGTGGGTGGGTGTGCTGCCCACAGCTCACCTGGGCCCTCTGTCCCActgcaggaggtggaggaggatgACCCGGTTCCTGAGATACGCAGGGATCACTTTGAGGAGGCCATGCGCTTTGCTCGCCGCTCTGTCAGTGACAATGACATCAGGAAATACGAGATGTTTGCACAGACTCTACAGCAGAGCCGTGGCTTTGGCAGCTTCAGGTAACCATGAGGGAGGTAGGGAAGGCAGCGTGGCTCAGCTAGCCCTAGGAGCAGAGCACTGAGGGCAGCTTTGCTGTTCTCTGGGTAACAATTCCCTCTTCCACCACGTTTTCTGGTTCCCCCCAGTGTGTACAGCAGCCAGCTGAGCACATGGTGGtacaggctgtgctgcaggtcaGTTGTAGCTGCTCTGTTAGTGCTCCTGAAGCCCATCAgccctttttcctttaatgcaAGCAACATCTGGCAGCAGTGTAAACCTTTGCATCACCTGCCTTAAGGCTTCAGCACATTTCTCCCCTCTTTCCTACTTGGCACCCAGGAGTTGgtgtggaggggaggggattGTGCTGAGCTGTGAGGAAGCTTCTGAAGAGcatctcttctctccccttctgcactgctgcctgcaggttCCCATCAGGAAACCAGGGAGGCACTGGTCCAAGCCAAGGCACAGGAGGTGGCAGCGGGGGCAATGTGTACAGTGAAGACAATGACGACGATCTCTATGGTTAACTCGCTGTCCTCATTGGACCAAACTCCAAATCAGGCCACGTTGTACAGGGAAAATCGAATGTTCAGCGGACTCTCAGATTCTTCATTCCTCAGTCAGAACAGTGTAGCTGCACATCAGACTTTGTACAGggaatgttttctgcaaatgcaaatacagaCCGATGTTCAGTTGGGAGGCAGACAGTGAATTAACAAGGAGGGGAACCGACttaatttctgagaaatttctGTTCTAGTTTATGTGGCAGAATCAGCAGCTTTAGCAAAGGGTACAACACTagcctgtatttaaaaaaagtaaaaataataataataataataataaaaaaatcccacagaacTCTAGCCAGGCCCCTGGCAATTCCTTTTTGTGGTACTGCCACAGCATCAGCAGCACTGCGTCTGCCGTGTCTCGCTTGCTGTGTGAGCACTCCTCAGCTGCCCCTCATCTGTTTTGTGCATTTCCCTGGAGCGTGTGAGGTTGCTCTTTGTCCGTATGTCTCTTAGCTCATGTTAACAGAAGAAACTGGTTGGGCAATCTCTCTCCTGTGTCATAACTTGGCAGTAAGCATCAAgagagccctgctgccagcagcaggtaTCTGGCGTTGCTTCTCTGATGCTGGCCGTGAGCCATTGGGTCTCCTGCTGCTTTGACTTCTGTGCAGCAAAGGACTCCTCCAGAAATCCCCCTTTCATCCGCTGTGCCTGAAGGCAGGCATGAGAGGGTTCCTGGGCTGTCTCTGGAGCCTGGTGCAGTGTGACCTGAGTGTGGTTTGGGAACAGGAGCTTCCTCTGATGCTGTAGCAACAGTGTTCATCAGGTTTTGCAGAGAGATTCCCCCTTCTGCAGAAACTATTTGCGTGTCCCTGTGGGCTTCTGATGAAAGGTTTGGTTCTTTGCTGTCAGCTTGGCCTTTATTGTGTCTTATACTTGGTAGTCAGGTTTTGATCATACTCTTGTGCTTTTCCTTCAATTTCTTCTATAGCTTCCTGGCCTGCTCCtagatttattttcccttctctgaagTGAAAGATGTGCTACTGCTGTACTTAGTGTTTCATGAGAGAGAAGCCCTGGGTCTGGCAGCTGGCACCTGCTCTATCCTGGTGTGTGTGCTCATTCACCCGTAGCTGGAGCCAGGGCTGCACCTGCTGAAGCAGGTAAATGGCCCGAAGAGCAGAAGGTGCAgccctgcactgcagctggccacacagcaggaagagcagctgTGAGTCTGTACCAATGAGCCTAGACCTGTGCTGCGTGGTGTTTAGGCTCACCCCTGAACTCCATGAAAAGACAAAGAGCTTCCTGTTCAGCACGGTTACTTTTCACTTCCACTTTGCTCTGCGTGGGGTCTAGctttaaaacagggaaaaggggAGGCTCTGGGTGCCTGCATGTCTCCAAGCTTCAGGGTGACATGCAAGGACCAGGTTTGAGTGTGGTGAACACAGCTTCAGCTCAGTGCCTTGGTGCTCACCTTTGACCCCAAAGCCTGGGAGCTGAGTGCTCTTGCCCTGAGCAGTCACAGCAACTGCCGCTGGCTGAATTCGATTCTACTTTTCCTGCCTGATTTGAATGTGCAGCTTTGGCCACCAGCAGGTAGGTGGGGCACCCTTTGCCATCTGTCTGGATCATCCAGCTTGGGGCTGGATTTAGTGGTGCTGGGGAAGTACAGCTGGGTGAGGGAAGACATGTTTAAACAAAGGAGCAATGCTGCTGGCCACATGCGGCACAGCCCCGAAGCAGAGGACAACGGGCCTTGGCACAGAGCACAGATGCGTGCTGTCGGCTTCTAGAGCATTGCAGGAACTGAGAATTTTCGCAAAGATGCTTAACTGTGGATGAAACGAGCAGAAAGGTGCCCCCAGGGCTTTTGGTGTGACCTCTCTCACAGCCAGAGCTGTGTGGGGCCCAAGCGATGGGAGTTTTGTCCCTGAAGCCTATCAGATGTAGAAGAGCTCTGTCGGCCTACCTAGGCTTAAAGGAAGGATAAAAAGGGGTGAGGGGAGTCTTGTCATGGCCGAAGGATGGGGCTATCCAGGAGAAAAGGGGGTTTGTGGGGAGAAACACACTGAAATTGAGAGCGCTGCTTAAAAATAGCACAACCACCTGCTGGAGGCTGTGCTAGGAGGCCGTGGGAGCGGAGCCCCCGGGGAGGCTGGGCAACCTCTGCTCAGGTGGTCTGTCCTAGTTCAGAGCCAACCGCTGGCACCGTGCCTCTCCTGTCCTCGCACCACCTTGCTTCAGCATCTTGGGGAAGATGCTGCCAGCtcatggggctgtgctgctgctctgcaacgCATTTGCTGTCAGCCacctggggaggggaaaagaacTACTCCGCAGTGGGAGCTCTGCAGGACTCACAAAAGCCTTGCCAAGCTCTGTCAGGGGGTGGGTTTGGGAATGTCACCCCAAATCCCTGGGCTTTGTCCCTACTGGTGGCAGAGGGGTGGTGGTGCGTGTCCCAGCTCCTGGGAGCACAAGGtctccctgcctcctctcctgATTACAATTTAATTAGCACAATTAAATCCAGTAGGAGGGTTGGAACCCCTCCTCTTCTGTCTCTGGGACCTGGCTCCTGAGGGGGACAGCCCCCACGGGAGCTCCAGGAGCATCTGCCTCTGCCCTGGAGCAGCATATGGAGGCTGAGGGTAGCCCCTGAGAGGGAGCTTGTTTGGGTCCCTTCTTTGCTgccatgggtggcagctccttGTCCTGCCCCTATGGCCCTACAGCCACATCTGTGGTGCCCCAGCCCTACAGCTTGGCCCCACCAGGGTCCACACAACACCCTCAGGGCCGCAGCCCAGCCTGGTGTGTGCAGCATGGGGGCCAAGGCACTGGAGCTTAGAGCCTGGGCCCAGCCCCAAAgtaggaccagagggaatggcctcaagttctgcc is a genomic window of Cygnus olor isolate bCygOlo1 chromosome W unlocalized genomic scaffold, bCygOlo1.pri.v2 SUPER_W6, whole genome shotgun sequence containing:
- the LOC121062991 gene encoding transitional endoplasmic reticulum ATPase-like; protein product: MASGSDSKADDLSTAILKQKNRPNRLIVDEAINEDNSVVSLSQAKMDELQLFRGDTVLLKGKKRREAVCIVLSDDTCSDEKIRMNRVVRNNLRVRLGDVISIQPCPDVKYGKRIHVLPIDDTVEGITGNLFEVYLKPYFLEAYRPIRKGDIFLVRGGMRAVEFKVVETDPSPYCIVAPDTVIHCEGEPIKREDEEESLNEVGYDDIGGCRKQLAQIKEMVELPLRHPALFKAIGVKPPRGILLYGPPGTGKTLIARAVANETGAFFFLINGPEIMSKLAGESESNLRKAFEEAEKNAPAIIFIDELDAIAPKREKTHGEVERRIVSQLLTLMDGLKQRAHVIVMAATNRPNSIDPALRRFGRFDREVDIGIPDATGRLEILQIHTKNMKLADDVDLDQVANETHGHVGADLAALCSEAALQAIRKKMDLIDLEDETIDAEVMNSLAVTMDDFRWALSQSNPSALRETVVEVPQVTWEDIGGLEDVKRELQELVQYPVEHPDKFLKFGMTPSKGVLFYGPPGCGKTLLAKAIANECQANFISIKGPELLTMWFGESEANVREIFDKARQAAPCVLFFDELDSIAKARGGNIGDGGGAADRVINQILTEMDGMSTKKNVFIIGATNRPDIIDPAILRPGRLDQLIYIPLPDEKSRVAILKANLRKSPVAKDVDLDFLAKMTNGFSGADLTEICQRACKLAIRESIESEIRRERERQTNPSAMEVEEDDPVPEIRRDHFEEAMRFARRSVSDNDIRKYEMFAQTLQQSRGFGSFRFPSGNQGGTGPSQGTGGGSGGNVYSEDNDDDLYG